Proteins from a genomic interval of Sporomusaceae bacterium:
- a CDS encoding succinate dehydrogenase/fumarate reductase iron-sulfur subunit: MEQVVYRIRRFDGEKEFWQEYSFAHEPNKTVLWGLLKIKETADPSLAFVAACRSAVCGACAVRVNGEAVLACETPLDALLGRFGATLVLEPLGNFPVIRDLVVDWEPKAVRLAEAKPWLMPRDEFSAEAGCRQTQAEFKKINAQTNCILCGSCASECNKLSTGDDDFYEPFVYTKAGKFVADSRDGAAAEHLRPVLARGLWKCVHCQECVTKCPKRVAPAEDIAALRRESIRQGLTDNPGARHALAFAGDITNSGRLNETTMAVKTDGLLKSATRLPFALRLLRRGKLNPFHFPAPVEGIDGVRAIVKAAKEAKE; encoded by the coding sequence ATGGAACAGGTTGTCTACCGGATACGCCGCTTCGACGGCGAGAAGGAGTTCTGGCAGGAATACAGCTTCGCGCATGAGCCGAATAAGACAGTGCTGTGGGGGCTGCTGAAGATCAAGGAGACGGCCGATCCTTCGCTGGCGTTCGTGGCCGCCTGCCGCTCGGCGGTGTGCGGGGCGTGCGCGGTGCGGGTCAACGGCGAGGCGGTGCTGGCGTGCGAGACGCCGCTCGACGCGCTGCTGGGCCGCTTCGGTGCGACGTTGGTCCTCGAGCCGCTTGGCAATTTCCCGGTAATCCGCGATCTGGTGGTGGACTGGGAGCCCAAGGCGGTCAGGCTGGCGGAGGCCAAGCCGTGGCTGATGCCGCGGGACGAGTTTTCGGCGGAGGCGGGCTGCCGACAGACGCAGGCGGAGTTTAAGAAGATAAACGCGCAAACCAACTGTATCCTCTGCGGGTCGTGCGCGTCGGAGTGCAACAAGCTGAGCACGGGAGACGACGATTTCTACGAGCCGTTTGTCTATACCAAGGCCGGCAAGTTTGTCGCCGATTCGCGCGACGGGGCGGCCGCCGAGCACCTGCGCCCCGTGCTGGCGCGCGGCCTGTGGAAGTGCGTGCATTGCCAGGAGTGTGTGACGAAGTGCCCCAAACGGGTGGCGCCGGCGGAGGATATCGCCGCGCTGCGCCGCGAGTCGATCAGGCAGGGGCTGACCGATAATCCGGGGGCGAGGCATGCGCTGGCGTTCGCGGGCGATATCACGAATTCCGGCCGGCTGAACGAGACGACGATGGCGGTCAAGACCGACGGGCTGCTGAAGTCTGCCACCCGCCTGCCGTTCGCTCTGCGGCTGCTGCGCCGCGGCAAGCTCAACCCGTTCCACTTCCCGGCGCCGGTCGAGGGCATCGACGGTGTCCGCGCGATCGTGAAGGCCGCTAAGGAGGCGAAAGAATGA